A window of Glycine soja cultivar W05 chromosome 2, ASM419377v2, whole genome shotgun sequence genomic DNA:
TGGGTCCCACCCAAGCTAGCCCTCCGCCACACTGATTTATGTAAGCAAAGTTTGATGAAGACCAACTTCCTAGCATAATGGGCCAAGGAATTTTCAGAAGACCAACTAACAactttgcttttattatttcaatGTTTTTAAGGACCTTTAGGACTTGGGCCGTGagatctagatttgatttggagatGGTGTTCAAGAAGCCCCACATGATTAAGCTCTTTTTAGGTGCCAGGAAGTAAAATTGTTATTGtatattgattttgatttgattaagggctacaaaaattataaatgactaTATTTCTAGTTGTTATAATTTACTAAACCGCTATTAATTTATGAGGATCCCAATTTCTGACATTAGTGTGATTAAATGAACTAACCAATTTCATATCATGTATTTCATTTCGTCTAGTCTTTGGAGTTTAGTCGCACACTATCATTTTGGTTAATATAcacatgttattattattacttaataAGTCACACATTACACATAACTTTAGATTTAAATAAGTGACAAATTATagttttagaattttatttaatttattagttcTAGAGAATAAATGACGGTGAATTGCATTTGAGGTATTAAGCTAGTTATTTTCTCCCAAATATTTTACCGCTATGGTGTATATAAATTACTCATTCCATCCTTCCCATCTTATATATGAATATAAGATGAAATTATCTAATTtatcaagattaaaaaaataattaatttaattaataataataaatttatcttaaatttataattttttttaaaattatctttatcattaatatttttttctgattatttattaatatattaattttctttctttttttgataaagatatttttatctaaaaataattaacacaaataagtattataaaaaataaataaatattatttcaaatttaggttttataaatagaaacaaagtggtattttttttttcacaatttaaatttaaggttTTACACTCAAGTGTGTGAAATAGCTGGAGAACTTTGCGGTCCTTGTCCTTGGTGATTTTACCTTCacctaaaatgaaattattttagaaccCTAGGGGCTAGGGTATGTAGCTGGGTCGGCCTTCAAGCTCCTTCAGATACAGAACCAGCACTAGATTATGAGCTCCGGCTCCTCCGTTCTCGACCTCGGTTGCGCCCCCGGCGGCTGGCAGAGCTTGGGTCCATTACGTAACGGCGGCTCCAAAGAAGGTCAAGGTGCGATTCTAGGGTTCAGACCATCTCCGCCGGCTAAAAGGTCTTTCCCCCAAGGAGAACGGGTTCTGCATGATTCTCTCGGATATGTGCCTTGGAAGCAGAATTCGCACGATGCTTCTTCTTCGGAGTGTTGAAAGTTGGAGGGCACCTTGCTATTAAGGTTCTCGAGAGTGAGGATGCAAAAGGTTCTTCCTTGCTAGCTTACTTGTCTGCATCATA
This region includes:
- the LOC114398458 gene encoding uncharacterized protein LOC114398458, producing MSSGSSVLDLGCAPGGWQSLGPLRNGGSKEGQGAILGFRPSPPAKRSFPQGERVLHDSLGYVPWKQNSHDASSSEC